The following are from one region of the Alkalimarinus sediminis genome:
- a CDS encoding lysophospholipid acyltransferase family protein, with amino-acid sequence MAKKNKFRPVWHPALWPTWLVVFILYCISLLPMSAKQSFGEKLGRLLHKKLKGRAKVTKRNIEVCFPELSQEEQAKLVEDTFVACTKGFMETTHAWWRDVTPYVDNLIITGHEHLLEAQRRGKGILMLGGHFSIFDLALPLFASQLNKPGYMYRPNDNPVVDRMIEKGRRRHYGIRGFSKRHLKGMIQFIKGGGSVWYAADQDFGRNTAEFVDFFGVRTGCISAPSWIARESGATVIQVSQFRHPNGQYEIAFSPIMEDFGQDDAKDAQQWNSYLEAAIRRYPDQYLWLHKRFKTRQEGDDPIY; translated from the coding sequence ATGGCCAAAAAAAATAAATTCCGCCCCGTCTGGCACCCTGCTCTTTGGCCAACATGGCTTGTGGTTTTTATCTTGTACTGCATATCCCTGCTACCTATGAGCGCCAAACAATCCTTTGGTGAGAAACTAGGTCGACTACTTCATAAAAAGTTAAAAGGTCGAGCCAAAGTTACCAAGAGAAATATTGAGGTCTGTTTTCCAGAACTTAGTCAGGAGGAGCAAGCAAAGCTAGTTGAAGATACCTTTGTCGCCTGCACTAAAGGTTTTATGGAGACCACCCATGCTTGGTGGAGAGATGTAACCCCTTATGTTGATAATCTTATTATTACCGGCCACGAGCACCTACTAGAAGCTCAGAGGCGCGGCAAAGGCATCCTCATGTTAGGTGGTCACTTCAGTATCTTTGATTTAGCCCTACCATTATTTGCGTCTCAGCTAAACAAGCCAGGTTACATGTATCGCCCTAATGATAACCCGGTTGTTGACCGAATGATTGAAAAAGGGCGACGTCGTCACTACGGTATAAGAGGGTTTTCTAAAAGACACCTGAAAGGGATGATCCAATTCATTAAAGGCGGCGGCAGCGTCTGGTACGCAGCCGATCAGGACTTTGGTAGAAATACAGCCGAGTTTGTGGATTTTTTTGGTGTTAGGACCGGTTGTATTAGCGCTCCAAGCTGGATTGCACGCGAATCTGGCGCTACTGTTATTCAAGTTAGCCAATTCCGCCACCCTAACGGCCAATACGAAATTGCATTTTCACCCATTATGGAAGACTTTGGTCAAGATGATGCGAAAGATGCACAGCAGTGGAACAGTTACCTCGAGGCCGCCATAAGACGTTACCCAGATCAGTACCTATGGCTCCACAAGCGTTTTAAAACACGTCAAGAAGGTGATGACCCTATCTATTAA
- the glyS gene encoding glycine--tRNA ligase subunit beta has protein sequence MSAQDFLVEIGTEELPPKALKKLSTAFSDGIEQGLKSANLEFASIELFAAPRRLAVRVNQLSDTQPDTNVEKRGPAAKAAFDAEGNPTRALEGFARSCGASVDQLETMETDKGAWLVYRSVQAGQKTVELLPEIVTKSLAQLPIPKRMRWGARRVEFVRPVQWIIMLSGSSVIDCEILGHKAGNQTRGHRFHCNETLTINTPSEYENTLMEKGYVIASFEARRDKVRTGVTAIAKTVDGQAVIDEDLLDEVTALNEWPVPLIGRFEERFLEVPAEALISSMKEHQKYFHVVDANGKMLPNFITLSNIESKDPAQVISGNERVIRPRLADAAFFFETDKKQSLESRVELLKPIVFQKQLGSIYDKVQRTSGLAGKIAAGIEGDEQLAKRAGLLLKSDLVSEMVLEFTDLQGIMGMYYAQYDGEPEEVAIALNEQYMPRFAGDQLPSSKTGCAVAIADKLDSLVGIFGINQPPTGTKDPFALRRSSLGILRIIVEKGLNLDLADCIEWSIEQHNELPAENLKDTVIDYMLDRFRAWYEEEGIPAEVFLAVHARRPTRPLDFDQRIKAVNQFRQLPEAQALAAANKRVSNILSKVHANDLAITLNNDLLELDAEKELAKAIAEQAEAVNPLFAAGNYSEALQSLASLRPSIDRFFDDVMVMADDEAVKNNRLALLNQLRSLFLSAADISLLSS, from the coding sequence ATGTCTGCACAAGATTTTCTGGTCGAAATTGGTACCGAAGAGCTACCACCGAAGGCCCTCAAAAAACTTTCTACTGCTTTTTCAGACGGCATCGAACAAGGGCTAAAAAGCGCAAACCTTGAGTTCGCCTCGATTGAGCTGTTTGCTGCACCTCGCCGTTTAGCGGTTCGTGTTAATCAGCTGAGCGACACTCAGCCTGATACCAACGTTGAAAAACGAGGCCCAGCCGCTAAAGCTGCATTTGATGCTGAAGGCAATCCAACTCGAGCACTCGAAGGGTTTGCACGCTCTTGTGGTGCTTCTGTGGATCAACTAGAAACAATGGAGACTGACAAAGGTGCATGGTTGGTTTACCGTTCAGTTCAAGCCGGCCAAAAGACTGTCGAGCTACTGCCAGAGATTGTTACTAAATCCTTGGCACAACTACCTATCCCTAAGCGCATGCGTTGGGGCGCGAGACGAGTTGAGTTTGTTCGTCCGGTTCAGTGGATCATAATGCTATCCGGTTCATCTGTTATTGACTGTGAAATTTTAGGCCATAAAGCAGGTAACCAAACCCGCGGTCACCGTTTCCACTGTAATGAGACACTCACCATCAATACGCCTTCAGAGTATGAAAATACACTAATGGAGAAAGGCTACGTCATTGCAAGCTTCGAAGCACGACGGGACAAAGTACGCACAGGCGTTACCGCAATAGCCAAGACCGTAGATGGTCAAGCGGTTATTGACGAAGACCTTCTCGACGAAGTAACTGCACTCAACGAATGGCCAGTGCCGCTCATTGGTCGTTTTGAAGAGCGTTTTCTTGAAGTCCCCGCTGAAGCGCTGATCTCATCCATGAAAGAGCACCAAAAGTACTTTCATGTAGTTGACGCAAACGGCAAGATGCTACCTAACTTTATTACCCTCAGTAATATCGAGAGTAAAGACCCGGCTCAGGTAATTTCAGGTAATGAAAGGGTCATTAGACCTCGCCTGGCTGATGCTGCGTTTTTCTTTGAAACCGATAAGAAGCAGAGCCTTGAGTCTCGCGTTGAGTTACTTAAACCGATTGTGTTCCAGAAGCAGCTAGGCTCTATTTACGACAAGGTACAAAGAACTTCTGGCTTGGCCGGCAAAATTGCAGCAGGTATCGAAGGCGACGAGCAACTCGCTAAAAGAGCAGGTTTGTTATTGAAGTCTGACTTAGTATCTGAAATGGTACTCGAGTTTACAGACCTTCAGGGCATTATGGGTATGTATTATGCCCAGTATGACGGTGAGCCAGAAGAAGTGGCTATCGCGCTTAATGAGCAATATATGCCTCGTTTTGCTGGTGATCAACTGCCTTCTAGCAAAACCGGGTGCGCGGTAGCGATTGCCGACAAGCTCGATTCTTTAGTTGGCATATTCGGTATCAACCAACCACCTACTGGGACTAAAGATCCTTTTGCACTTAGAAGGTCATCATTGGGTATCTTGCGCATCATCGTCGAGAAAGGCCTTAACCTCGACCTTGCTGACTGCATCGAGTGGTCAATTGAGCAACATAATGAGTTACCCGCAGAGAATCTGAAAGATACAGTGATAGATTACATGCTGGACCGTTTCCGTGCGTGGTATGAAGAAGAGGGTATCCCTGCTGAAGTATTCCTTGCCGTTCATGCTCGTAGACCGACACGACCGCTAGATTTTGATCAGCGTATTAAGGCTGTTAATCAGTTCCGACAACTGCCAGAAGCTCAAGCATTGGCTGCTGCTAATAAGCGAGTATCCAATATTCTCAGCAAAGTTCATGCAAACGATTTAGCAATCACATTAAACAATGACCTACTAGAACTTGATGCCGAGAAAGAGCTCGCCAAAGCCATTGCAGAACAAGCCGAAGCCGTTAATCCACTGTTCGCAGCGGGTAACTACAGCGAAGCATTGCAGTCTTTAGCATCATTAAGACCTAGCATTGACCGGTTCTTTGACGATGTTATGGTAATGGCAGATGATGAAGCAGTGAAAAATAACCGATTAGCGTTATTAAATCAGCTACGCTCGCTATTTTTAAGTGCAGCAGATATATCACTTTTGTCTTCATAA
- the glyQ gene encoding glycine--tRNA ligase subunit alpha, whose translation MTSQTKPDASTFQGLIIALQQYWAEQGCVVLQPLDMEVGAGTFHPATFLRAIGPETWNAAYVQPSRRPTDGRYGENPNRLQHYYQFQVVLKPSPDNIQELYLDSLKMLGIDPLVHDIRFVEDNWESPTLGAWGLGWEVWLNGMEVTQFTYFQQVGGLECFPVTGEITYGLERIAMYLQGVDSVYDLVWAKGPEGIVTYGDVFHQNEVEMSTYNFEQADVESLFANFDNYEKESQRLIGEGLPLPAYELVLKASHTFNMLDARHAISVTERQRFILRVRSLSRAVAQSYFDRRQELGFPLAPEALRNEVLASLKEGESK comes from the coding sequence GTGACTAGTCAAACCAAACCCGATGCAAGTACTTTTCAGGGCCTAATTATCGCTCTCCAACAATATTGGGCAGAGCAGGGCTGTGTAGTTCTTCAGCCATTAGATATGGAAGTAGGTGCCGGCACCTTCCATCCTGCAACCTTCTTACGCGCTATAGGCCCTGAGACCTGGAACGCCGCATACGTGCAGCCCAGTCGTCGCCCTACCGATGGTCGCTACGGTGAAAACCCTAACAGACTTCAGCACTACTACCAGTTTCAGGTTGTTCTAAAACCTTCTCCTGACAATATTCAGGAGCTATATCTAGACTCACTTAAAATGTTGGGCATTGACCCGTTGGTTCATGACATTCGCTTTGTAGAAGATAACTGGGAGTCACCTACTTTAGGCGCTTGGGGACTAGGCTGGGAGGTCTGGTTAAATGGCATGGAAGTTACCCAGTTTACCTACTTCCAACAAGTGGGCGGGCTTGAGTGTTTCCCGGTCACCGGTGAAATTACCTACGGTCTTGAACGAATTGCCATGTATCTACAAGGGGTCGATAGTGTTTATGACCTGGTTTGGGCTAAAGGTCCGGAAGGCATTGTTACGTATGGTGATGTGTTTCACCAGAACGAAGTTGAGATGTCGACCTACAACTTTGAGCAAGCAGATGTTGAATCACTATTTGCCAACTTCGACAACTATGAAAAAGAGAGCCAGCGCTTAATCGGTGAAGGTCTCCCTTTACCCGCTTATGAGTTGGTACTTAAAGCTTCTCATACATTCAACATGCTAGATGCACGGCATGCTATTTCGGTTACCGAAAGACAGCGTTTTATTCTTCGCGTACGCAGCCTGTCTAGAGCCGTTGCGCAATCATACTTCGATCGTCGTCAAGAGTTGGGCTTCCCTCTGGCACCAGAAGCATTAAGAAATGAAGTATTAGCCAGTCTGAAAGAAGGGGAGAGCAAGTAA
- a CDS encoding YtoQ family protein, with amino-acid sequence MDYSIYLSGEIHSDWREQIESGIKESGLDITIYSPVTHHESSDEVGVKILGEEEKPFWKDHKAAKINAIRTNTLIQRSDVVVVRFGEKYKQWNAAFDAGIAIGLGIPLIVMHDPALTHPLKEIDGAAMAVTETPQQVVEILKYISR; translated from the coding sequence ATGGATTACAGCATCTATCTATCTGGCGAAATTCATAGCGATTGGCGCGAACAGATCGAATCAGGCATAAAAGAGTCTGGCCTGGATATCACCATCTATAGCCCGGTTACACATCATGAGTCTAGTGACGAAGTCGGCGTTAAAATCTTAGGTGAAGAGGAGAAACCTTTCTGGAAAGATCATAAAGCCGCCAAAATCAATGCCATTCGAACCAACACCCTTATTCAACGTTCCGACGTGGTCGTGGTTAGATTTGGCGAGAAATACAAACAGTGGAATGCAGCTTTTGATGCAGGCATCGCGATTGGACTGGGTATCCCACTGATCGTAATGCACGACCCTGCACTCACTCACCCTCTAAAAGAGATAGACGGCGCTGCCATGGCTGTTACAGAAACGCCACAGCAGGTGGTTGAGATTCTGAAATATATTAGCCGCTAA
- a CDS encoding lysophospholipid acyltransferase family protein has translation MNKARWVIFAIKLMARMRLRTAQRLGALLGRLLWLFKLDPVRVTDINLKLCYPELSEDDREALVKRSLEETCKTAIEVGMAWEWPVEKCLGMIRSVEGKELVDNALARKEGILLLAPHLGNWELAGLYFSSMFNMAALYRPPKVKELEEYMSSVRGRVGSELVPTDKRGVLRLFKILRSGGVVGILPDQEPPFSGGEFAPFFGVEANTMKLVSKLVEKTEATVLCTYAERLPNGDGFKIVIKEADKEIASADLIESITALNRSVESCVRDVPEQYQWEYKRFKRRRPGESHYYDEGRVW, from the coding sequence TTGAATAAAGCGCGTTGGGTTATTTTTGCCATCAAACTGATGGCGCGAATGAGGTTGAGGACAGCTCAAAGGCTGGGTGCTCTATTAGGTCGTTTACTGTGGTTATTCAAGTTAGATCCAGTGCGTGTGACTGATATTAACCTTAAACTGTGCTACCCCGAACTTTCAGAAGATGATCGGGAGGCTCTCGTAAAAAGAAGCCTTGAAGAGACCTGTAAAACCGCTATTGAAGTGGGTATGGCCTGGGAGTGGCCTGTTGAAAAGTGTTTGGGGATGATTAGATCAGTTGAAGGAAAAGAGCTAGTCGACAACGCCCTGGCAAGAAAAGAGGGGATTTTGCTATTAGCACCGCACTTGGGAAATTGGGAGTTAGCAGGGTTATATTTCTCTTCTATGTTTAATATGGCCGCGCTCTATAGACCACCAAAGGTTAAGGAGCTTGAAGAGTACATGTCTAGTGTGCGGGGACGTGTCGGATCTGAACTCGTGCCTACTGATAAACGAGGTGTTTTGCGTCTGTTTAAAATACTGCGTTCGGGTGGTGTTGTTGGGATTTTACCAGACCAAGAACCTCCTTTTAGCGGAGGAGAGTTCGCACCGTTTTTTGGGGTAGAAGCAAATACCATGAAGTTGGTATCAAAACTGGTCGAAAAAACAGAGGCAACGGTGCTTTGCACCTACGCTGAGCGCTTACCCAATGGAGACGGCTTTAAAATTGTAATTAAAGAGGCCGATAAAGAGATCGCTTCTGCTGATTTAATAGAATCTATAACCGCACTTAATCGCAGTGTTGAGTCTTGTGTACGTGATGTTCCTGAGCAATATCAATGGGAGTATAAGCGCTTTAAGCGTCGTCGCCCGGGCGAAAGTCACTACTATGATGAAGGTCGAGTTTGGTAG
- a CDS encoding TrkH family potassium uptake protein has protein sequence MHLSIICRILGILLMLFSFTMLPPIIVSLIYDDGQLAPFVDAFGLILFIGLLVWFPVRNKKEDLRVRDGFVITVLFWLVLSLSGSIPLYVSDNPSMSFVDAYFESLSGLTTTGATVITGIDDLPKSILWYRQQLQWLGGMGIIVLAVAILPMLGIGGMQLYRAETPGPVKDNKLTPRITETAKALWYIYLGLTTVCGIGYWLAGMTPFDAITHSFSTIAIGGFSTHDDSIGYFDSTAIELIAVVFMFLAGVNYALHFFSWRQRSIFVYLKDPEFQFYAFVVGGVSVITISVLIATETYEVSEAITSGLFEVVSIATTTGFATADFANWPLVLPFLLFVVAFIGGCAGSTGGGMKVIRVLLIYKQGLREVKRLIHPNAVIPVKLGRKPVPDRVIEAVWGFFSVYMFMFVFMLIILLATGLDQVTAWSAVGACINNLGPGLGDVAYHYGDLNSTAKWVLCFAMLLGRLEVFTLLLLFTPAFWRH, from the coding sequence ATGCATCTTTCAATTATTTGTCGCATTCTAGGTATTTTGTTGATGCTATTTAGCTTCACCATGCTACCGCCGATTATTGTATCCCTGATTTATGACGATGGTCAGTTAGCCCCTTTTGTAGATGCCTTTGGGCTTATCTTGTTCATTGGCTTGTTGGTCTGGTTCCCGGTTAGAAATAAGAAAGAGGATCTTCGTGTACGTGATGGCTTTGTTATCACTGTTTTGTTTTGGTTGGTATTGAGCCTTAGCGGATCAATACCACTCTACGTTAGTGACAACCCATCTATGTCGTTTGTGGATGCCTATTTTGAGTCACTATCAGGTCTAACCACTACTGGTGCAACGGTTATAACCGGTATAGACGACCTACCTAAATCGATTCTTTGGTACCGTCAGCAGCTCCAATGGCTCGGAGGCATGGGTATCATCGTTCTGGCCGTAGCCATTCTACCGATGCTAGGCATTGGTGGTATGCAGCTCTATCGTGCAGAAACCCCTGGGCCAGTAAAAGATAATAAGCTGACGCCTCGCATCACAGAAACCGCAAAAGCACTCTGGTACATTTACCTTGGTTTAACAACCGTCTGCGGGATAGGCTATTGGCTTGCGGGGATGACACCTTTTGACGCTATCACCCACAGTTTCTCAACCATTGCCATTGGCGGTTTTTCTACCCATGACGACAGTATCGGCTACTTTGATAGTACCGCTATCGAACTCATCGCGGTGGTTTTTATGTTTTTGGCTGGCGTTAACTACGCACTTCACTTCTTCTCATGGCGACAACGCTCGATTTTTGTCTACCTAAAAGACCCTGAATTTCAATTCTACGCATTCGTAGTCGGCGGTGTGAGTGTAATAACCATTTCGGTACTAATCGCCACCGAGACCTATGAGGTGAGTGAAGCCATCACTAGTGGATTGTTTGAAGTGGTCTCAATCGCCACCACCACAGGCTTCGCCACCGCAGACTTTGCAAACTGGCCACTGGTACTACCATTCTTGCTGTTTGTAGTCGCCTTTATTGGCGGCTGTGCCGGCTCTACCGGTGGTGGGATGAAGGTCATTCGTGTACTGCTCATCTATAAACAAGGGCTACGAGAGGTCAAACGACTAATTCACCCTAATGCGGTAATCCCCGTTAAATTAGGGCGAAAGCCCGTACCTGACCGAGTCATAGAGGCTGTATGGGGCTTTTTCTCGGTGTACATGTTTATGTTTGTGTTTATGCTGATTATTCTTTTAGCCACTGGCCTAGATCAAGTTACTGCATGGTCAGCAGTAGGAGCATGTATTAACAACCTAGGGCCAGGTTTAGGGGATGTGGCATATCACTATGGCGATTTAAATAGCACTGCAAAGTGGGTGTTATGTTTTGCTATGCTCTTAGGTCGACTTGAAGTATTTACGCTGTTATTACTATTCACACCGGCGTTTTGGCGGCATTAA
- the trkA gene encoding Trk system potassium transporter TrkA, whose product MKIIILGAGQVGGTLAENLASEANDITVVDHNAERLRQLQDRLDIRTTQGKGSYPNILKQAGAEDADMLIAVTNSDEVNMVACQVAHTLFRTPTKISRVRAIPYLLKKDLFGTDAFPIDVLISPEQVVTNHITRLIEYPGALQVTDFSKGLVRLVAIRASKGGPLVGHELAYLRQHMPNIDTRVAAIFRKDSAITPDGTTVIEDGDEVFFLAATNHIRSVMSELQPLEKPYKRIIIAGGGNIGHRLAEKLESKHQVKIIEHNSKRCIELSESLNKTIVLQGNAANKEMLLEENIEDTDVFCAVTNDDEANIMASMLAKRLGARKVMTLISNADYVDLIQGREIDIAISPQQTTIGSLLTHVRRGDVVNVHSLRRGAAEAIEAIAHGDHRSSKVVGKRLDEIPLPEGTTIGAIVRHNEVLIAHDHIRVQPDDHVILFLVDKSKVREVEKLFQVGLAFF is encoded by the coding sequence ATGAAAATAATTATTCTAGGTGCCGGACAAGTCGGCGGCACTCTGGCAGAAAACTTAGCGAGCGAAGCCAATGATATTACGGTTGTCGACCACAATGCTGAGAGGCTCAGGCAACTACAAGATCGTTTGGATATCAGAACCACCCAAGGCAAAGGCTCCTACCCAAATATTTTAAAGCAAGCCGGTGCTGAAGACGCAGACATGCTGATTGCTGTCACCAATAGTGATGAAGTCAACATGGTTGCCTGCCAGGTGGCTCATACACTGTTTAGAACTCCCACCAAAATCAGCCGAGTACGTGCGATACCTTATCTGCTTAAAAAAGACCTCTTTGGTACAGACGCTTTCCCAATAGATGTATTGATCAGCCCCGAACAAGTGGTGACCAACCACATTACTCGGTTAATCGAATACCCAGGGGCGCTGCAAGTCACCGACTTTTCAAAGGGACTTGTTCGTCTGGTTGCCATCAGAGCCAGTAAAGGCGGGCCACTCGTTGGTCATGAGCTCGCTTATCTACGTCAACATATGCCGAATATAGATACCCGTGTAGCGGCTATTTTCAGAAAGGACAGCGCTATTACCCCAGACGGTACCACCGTTATTGAAGATGGTGATGAAGTCTTCTTTCTTGCGGCCACTAATCATATTCGCTCGGTTATGAGTGAGCTTCAGCCGCTTGAAAAGCCATATAAACGAATCATTATCGCAGGAGGCGGTAACATCGGGCACCGCTTGGCTGAAAAGCTTGAAAGTAAGCATCAAGTTAAAATTATCGAACACAATAGCAAACGCTGCATTGAACTATCTGAGTCTCTAAACAAAACCATTGTGCTGCAAGGCAATGCCGCTAACAAAGAGATGTTGCTCGAAGAAAACATCGAAGACACCGATGTCTTCTGTGCGGTTACCAACGATGATGAAGCGAATATTATGGCTTCAATGTTGGCAAAACGGTTAGGCGCTCGAAAAGTGATGACGCTGATCAGTAATGCCGATTATGTTGACCTGATACAGGGTCGAGAGATAGATATTGCCATATCACCTCAGCAGACTACCATTGGCAGCCTGTTAACCCACGTTAGACGTGGTGATGTGGTCAACGTACACTCGCTTAGACGTGGCGCAGCCGAAGCAATAGAGGCGATCGCTCATGGCGATCATCGATCTTCTAAAGTGGTCGGTAAGCGGCTAGACGAAATCCCCTTACCTGAAGGGACCACGATTGGAGCGATTGTTCGGCATAACGAGGTACTGATTGCCCATGACCATATTAGGGTACAACCAGATGACCACGTGATTCTGTTTTTGGTTGATAAAAGTAAAGTTAGGGAAGTTGAAAAACTATTCCAGGTTGGACTAGCGTTTTTCTAG
- the rsmB gene encoding 16S rRNA (cytosine(967)-C(5))-methyltransferase RsmB produces the protein MAKKTAKKRYLKRKVPLVETSNLRAIAAQVVHQVSHEKKSLSSLMPAALEKVADNDKALLQELCFGTCRWYHKLDAIKSSLMVQPLGHLDIVVNSVILVGIYQLLEMRIPPHAAIYETVEATEALGFFRLKGVVNGILRNVEREEHWPEALIDTETEASMLYEYSHPRWLIDKLSNNWPDHWQDILAANNLRPPMTLRVNTLKISRDAYLEQLSNVNIEAHATRFASAGITLEHPVDVNILPHFGEGFVSVQDEAAQLCCELLDAPQNARILDTCAAPGGKTCALLERFPDADVSAIDIDPARVARINENLERIGLSATVITGDAANPDSWWDKKLFDRILLDAPCSATGVIRRHPDIKLLRQENDIVPLANIQLSILQSSWQLLKPGGKLLYATCSVFSQENSRIIERFISKQADATLSPIEVEWGTATPFGQQLFPQAEGHDGFFYACLKKAD, from the coding sequence ATGGCAAAAAAAACGGCTAAGAAACGATATCTAAAACGAAAGGTTCCACTCGTTGAAACCTCTAATTTGCGTGCTATTGCAGCACAAGTGGTCCACCAGGTCAGCCACGAGAAAAAATCGTTAAGTAGCCTCATGCCTGCAGCTTTAGAAAAAGTTGCCGACAACGACAAAGCTCTGCTGCAAGAGCTCTGCTTTGGCACCTGCCGCTGGTATCACAAACTTGATGCGATCAAGAGTAGCCTGATGGTTCAACCTCTGGGGCACCTCGACATCGTAGTTAACTCAGTAATACTGGTGGGAATCTATCAACTGTTAGAGATGAGGATCCCGCCTCACGCAGCTATATACGAGACAGTGGAAGCAACAGAGGCACTTGGGTTCTTCCGCCTTAAAGGTGTCGTAAATGGCATTCTGCGCAATGTAGAGCGAGAAGAACACTGGCCAGAAGCGTTGATCGATACCGAAACTGAAGCCTCAATGTTATACGAGTATAGTCATCCACGCTGGCTGATTGATAAACTCTCAAATAACTGGCCAGACCATTGGCAGGATATTTTAGCCGCCAATAATTTACGTCCACCGATGACATTGCGGGTCAACACACTCAAGATTTCTCGCGACGCTTACCTTGAACAACTATCCAACGTTAATATTGAAGCACATGCCACTCGCTTTGCATCAGCAGGTATCACCCTAGAACATCCAGTTGATGTCAACATTTTGCCCCACTTTGGTGAAGGTTTCGTAAGTGTTCAGGATGAAGCCGCACAGCTTTGCTGTGAACTATTAGATGCCCCCCAAAACGCTAGAATCCTCGATACCTGCGCGGCCCCCGGTGGAAAAACCTGTGCATTACTTGAACGATTTCCGGATGCCGATGTTAGCGCAATTGATATTGACCCAGCCCGGGTTGCCCGCATCAATGAAAACCTTGAACGAATCGGGTTATCCGCAACCGTCATCACAGGCGACGCTGCCAACCCTGACAGTTGGTGGGACAAGAAACTATTTGATCGCATTCTTCTTGATGCACCTTGTAGCGCTACTGGTGTTATCAGACGACATCCAGATATTAAGTTACTACGCCAAGAAAACGATATCGTGCCTCTGGCAAACATACAGCTATCCATACTGCAGTCATCATGGCAGCTGTTAAAACCAGGCGGAAAACTCCTCTATGCAACCTGCTCTGTTTTTTCACAAGAGAATAGCCGTATAATTGAACGGTTTATCAGCAAACAGGCTGACGCAACACTTTCACCTATTGAGGTCGAGTGGGGCACAGCAACCCCTTTTGGGCAGCAGTTATTTCCTCAAGCTGAAGGCCACGATGGTTTCTTTTACGCTTGTTTGAAGAAAGCGGATTAA
- the fmt gene encoding methionyl-tRNA formyltransferase, which translates to MADVSPLHTDPSSLRIVFAGTPDFAASALEALINKGYNIIAAYTQPDRPAGRGKKLHKSPVKQLAEQHKIPVYQPLNFKDTSDQQALKLLDADLMIVAAYGIILPKVILDTPKRGCINIHASLLPRWRGAAPIQRAIQAGDNETGITIMQMDEGLDTGNMLWVKKTPITKEDTGGTLHDRLADLGADAVIETLERLDTPELSNEQQDDQLACYAHKLSKADAEINWHQPAEIIQLTIRAFNPWPVAYTIEAGERIRVFEADIIESSTDKSPGTIINKSRDGVVVACGQGALNITKLQLPGAKAMSVSDFVNGGKAMLEIDTILTSAEANS; encoded by the coding sequence GTGGCTGATGTTTCCCCTCTTCACACAGACCCCTCATCTCTTCGTATCGTTTTTGCAGGCACTCCAGACTTTGCTGCTTCAGCACTCGAAGCGTTAATCAACAAAGGCTATAACATCATCGCCGCCTATACTCAGCCCGATCGACCAGCGGGGCGTGGCAAAAAACTACACAAGAGCCCTGTTAAACAACTGGCTGAACAGCATAAGATTCCGGTTTATCAACCACTCAATTTTAAAGACACGTCCGACCAACAAGCACTGAAGTTGTTAGATGCAGACCTAATGATTGTCGCTGCATACGGCATCATTTTGCCTAAGGTCATATTAGACACACCGAAAAGGGGTTGTATTAATATACATGCCTCCTTGTTACCTCGTTGGCGAGGAGCCGCCCCCATTCAACGGGCGATACAGGCGGGTGACAATGAAACAGGTATTACCATCATGCAGATGGATGAAGGCCTCGATACCGGTAACATGTTATGGGTGAAGAAAACCCCTATCACGAAAGAGGATACCGGTGGCACTCTGCATGATCGTTTAGCCGATTTGGGAGCTGATGCCGTTATTGAGACACTAGAACGACTCGATACCCCTGAATTATCCAACGAGCAACAAGATGATCAGTTAGCCTGTTATGCCCATAAGCTCTCTAAAGCTGATGCTGAAATCAACTGGCATCAGCCTGCTGAAATCATACAGTTGACCATTAGGGCATTTAACCCTTGGCCTGTGGCTTACACCATAGAAGCTGGCGAGCGTATTCGCGTATTCGAAGCAGATATCATCGAAAGTAGCACGGATAAGTCACCGGGGACTATAATCAATAAATCACGAGATGGAGTCGTTGTAGCTTGTGGACAAGGCGCTCTAAACATTACGAAACTACAATTGCCTGGTGCCAAAGCGATGTCTGTTAGTGACTTCGTTAATGGTGGAAAAGCCATGCTTGAAATCGACACTATATTAACAAGCGCTGAGGCTAACTCCTGA